A genomic stretch from Corvus cornix cornix isolate S_Up_H32 chromosome 7, ASM73873v5, whole genome shotgun sequence includes:
- the OBSL1 gene encoding obscurin-like protein 1 isoform X2, which yields MEGFGGAPRFLAYPRAFTVRSGTNVVLSCQIMGDPQPSVLWEKDKNLIEPSGRFHMEAKGELYSLLVSCATPQDSGLYVCKAKNSVGETYAATTLRVEPAEPREEEGCSDSVAPVFLIAPSSMRVCRGEDVMFTCRVSGQPCPVLEWEKDGHRLSDLFESSHFAVGQKPEDWHFLKLFGARPQDGGVYICRARSGSQEALAAAVLLVEPQALLDGLPNGSPADGPEALAERQRWQRHTAGRRVGPEIWVPNGVLPARVPGAKAFAVSVGKHAKFRCYVTGKPKPEIVWQKDGEPLAPGRRHLIYEDREGYFILKVLYCKPQDQGLYVCTASNTAGQTLSAVQLQVKEHRLRFQVQLADVEVAEREDAVLECQVPLETIPTSWYLEDRELQPSHKYVMEEQGVVRRLTIRDARIDDDGIYLCQMKDKGRSIAEVSVRGVIVKRLPRKLDVMEGENAVFCVETRDVVEGSCWSRDGLQLRESPRTVLKSFSRTHLLVLVHVTRQDAGIISFTVGESQTSSQLRIKCVKHDPPSAPVAAEMSVVESNTALLTWCPAPDAHLRPASRYLLERREAAGGEWVQCLATDLPSCVRVLGDSVPREADYCFRISAANKHGRSSPVEFPGSVHLAPAARLERGLQDAWVWDSEDAKFSLELSAAVHGSWFLNGARLGEEEDAGGRCSVQHRGTEHSLLIRGARLVDSGAQVTFVSGGVRDSATLHVQAPQVRIAPVSEAERLRKVPAGMPVLLECQVSAPDAPVCWLKDGKAVPLDDVIAVQAEGCVRRLLLRSACLSDTGVYTCDTGDDAVSFVVTVTEVPVRIVSSNEEALHTYVAGQHVELWCQLSRLAAPVRWYKDGEEVEVSESLVLKQEGPRCKLVLPCARPQDTGEFVCDAGGDSAFYTITVAEEPVRIVSSNEGASHTYVAGQRVELWCELSRLAAPVHWYKDGEEVEAGESLVLEQEGLQCKLVLPSAQPQDTGEFVCDAGGDSVFYTVTVAALKVCLTPVPEAQQLQEVLAGLPLVLECQVSPPDAPVHWRKDGEAVVPSEVLAICSEGRSQRLHIATAALSDSGVYTCHAGDDAASFRVTVREVPVRIVSSNREGPHSYVVGQRVELWCQLSRPVSPVCWYKDGEEVEVGERLVLEQEGLQYRLVLPCAQMQDTGEFTCNARDASVSYPILVAEPLVRILHPPQRSLELLVQAPGCVELRCELSVPDAPVHWFKDGLEVDETDNLLLLVEGAWRCLFIPKSSAEDAGEYIFETKDEAVSFDVKVSEPPVRILQPCRPVPAMTVSPGETVTLCCELSRADAPVCWAKEGVRLEAGGSLVLEEEGAHRRLLIPAAQAEHSGKYTCDTANDTVTFTIQVLDPLVRILEKDVLPIHRRCQAMEDLVLEVHLSHTHGEVKWYKDGEKLQDTGRVRLEEDGVRRSLVILGATGRDAGEYLCDTGDDSIVFFITVEVPEPPVTIVGSTGTVVHRYLVAGEDLVLACELSRPDAIVRWLRNGQEVHPGERVQVEARGVLRQLTINGAQPSDTGCYVCDAASDRMMTNVEVSARPVCIVNKEEAQSPLEVQEGDSVTLVARLSLETAAVQWQKNGQTLCSGGRLLVCSEGPTRSLTIKQAELGDGGIFLCDAGDDEVHFTLRVKEAPVLFVNKREEQEKLLVLEGGSAVLSAITSTERSDVTWLGPQQAAVAGERCELRRDGRVHSLIIHNVAMEDAGTYTCLSPHDQMQFDVNVRELRVKFLRGLSDVRARQGERVVLWCELCKARGDVVWRKDGRVLAPGPRRQMTAEGRERSLVLSRVEPGDAGEYCCESNDDQTLATLTVQVPRVVEIIMELQSLTVLEGEDATFKCLVSPEDVAVTWQLNGQPVVPSERLLVTRNGLCHSLTLRQCQPGDAGTVTVNTEGLVSTARLNVQEAQVLFVRKLQDMVAEEQGDVCLEVEESGCRRTLTICCLGPTDRGTYRCESLHDRTQAKLHVEPRKVSIRTPLADVETFEKETATFHLELSHPGVTGVWTRDGIRVKPSRTCRISATGCGHSLTLERLALEDSGTVTFTADTLRCSAHLRVREPPVTMVKVPRDLGVPETGVASFECELSRPNAEVKWFKDGQELRPGPNRRIYSAGRRRILQLSRCELTDTGSYTCDAGDCRASATLHVQERQVHIVQELQDIQVREGDNAVFTCEVSHADVKGEWFRDGEKIKVSSTVKIRQEGTRHFLLFCGVRPEDKGLIRFAARTVISEASLQVEALPIRIVKPLRDKTVLARHKATLECTVSHARGRVRWLRGDTEIFAGDKYEICNLDCYRTLIIHRVGPEDEDSYTCDAFDDRSTARLLVEGS from the exons ATGGAGGGGTTCGGGGGAGCCCCCAGGTTCCTGGCCTATCCACGTGCCTTCACAGTCCGAAGTGGCACCAATGTGGTCCTGAGCTGCCAGATCATGGGCGATCCCCAGCCAAGCGTCCTCTGGGAAAAGGACAAGAACCTCATTGAGCCCTCAGGCCGTTTCCATATGGAAGCCAAAGGGGAACTGTACAGCCTGCTGGTGTCCTGTGCTACCCCCCAGGACAGTGGACTCTATGTCTGCAAGGCCAAGAATAGTGTTGGCGAGACTTATGCTGCCACCACGCTCAGGGTAGAGCCAGCGGAGCCCCGAGAGGAGGAGGGATGCTCAGACAGTGTGGCACCTGTCTTCCTCATTGCCCCCTCATCCATGCGGGTGTGCCGGGGGGAGGATGTGATGTTCACCTGCAGGGTGTCCGGGCAgccctgcccagtgctggagTGGGAGAAGGATGGGCACAGGCTCTCCGACCTCTTTGAGAGCAGCCACTTTGCAGTGGGGCAGAAACCAGAGGACTGGCACTTCCTGAAGCTGTTCGGTGCCCGGCCCCAGGACGGGGGAGTGTACATCTGCCGGGCGCGCAGCGGCTCCCAggaggctctggctgctgccgTGCTCCTGGTGGAaccccaggcactgctggacGGACTCCCCAATGGCTCTCCTGCTGATGGTCCCGAGGCACTGGCAGAGCGGCAGCGGTGGCAGCGGCACACTGCAGGACGGCGCGTGGGACCGGAGATCTGGGTACCCAATGGCGTACTGCCGGCCAGGGTGCCAGGGGCCAAGGCATTTGCCGTGAGCGTGGGGAAGCACGCCAAGTTCCGCTGTTACGTTACTGGCAAGCCCAAGCCAGAGATTGTCTGGCAGAAAGATGGTGAGCCCCTCGCCCCTGGCCGCAGGCATCTCATCTACGAGGACCGGGAGGGCTACTTCATCCTCAAAGTGCTGTACTGCAAACCCCAGGACCAGGGGCTGTACGTATGCACTGCTTCCAACACTGCTGGCCAGACCCTCAGCGCAGTGCAACTCCAGGTGAAAG AGCACCGGCTGCGGTTCCAGGTGCAGCTGGCAGACGTGGAGGTAGCAGAGCGTGAGGATGCAGTGTTGGAGTGCCAGGTGCCATTGGAGACCATCCCCACCTCCTGGTACCtggaggacagggagctgcagcccagtcACAAGTATGTGATGGAGGAGCAAGGGGTGGTGCGGCGCCTGACCATCCGCGATGCCCGCATCGATGATGATGGCATCTACCTCTGCCAGATGAAGGACAAAGGGCGCAGCATCGCCGAGGTTTCTGTCCGAG GGGTGATTGTGAAGCGGCTGCCACGGAAGCTGGATGTGATGGAGGGGGAGAATGCGGTTTTCTGTGTGGAGACGCGGGATGTGGTggaggggagctgctggagccggGATGGGCTACAGCTGCGGGAGTCACCCCGTACCGTGCTGAAGAGCTTCAGCAGGACACACCTCCTGGTGCTGGTGCACGTCACCCGCCAGGACGCGGGCATCATCTCCTTCACTGTTGGGGAGTCACAGACATCCTCCCAGCTCCGAATCAAGT GTGTGAAGCACGACCCTCCGAGCGCACCGGTGGCAGCTGAGATGAGCGTGGTGGAGAgcaacacagctctgctgacctGGTGTCCCGCGCCGGATGCCCACCTGCGCCCTGCCAGCCGCTACCTGCTGGAGCGTCGGGAGGCAGCGGGGGGGGAGTGGGTGCAGTGCCTTGCCACCGACCTGCCCAGCTGCGTGCGGGTGCTGGGCGACAGCGTGCCTCGCGAGGCCGACTACTGCTTCCGCATCTCTGCCGCCAACAAgcatggcaggagcagccctgtggagttCCCTGGATCTGTGCATCTTG ccccagcagctcgTCTGGAGAGGGGTCTTCAGGATGCGTGGGTGTGGGACAGCGAGGATGCGAAGTTCTCCCTGGAGCTGTCAGCCGCGGTGCACGGCTCCTGGTTCCTCAACGGTGCCAGGCTGGGTGAGGAGGAAGATGCGGGCGGCCGGTGCAGTGTACAGCACCGTGGGACAGAGCACTCGCTGCTGATCCGAGGAGCGCGACTGGTTGACAGTGGGGCCCAGGTCACCTTCGTGTCCGGTGGTGTGCGGGACTCAGCCACCCTGCATGTGCAAG CCCCACAGGTCCGCATCGCCCCAGTGTCTGAGGCCGAGCGGCTCCGGAAAGTGCCAGCAGGgatgcctgtgctgctggaatgCCAGGTGTCCGCCCCAGATGCCCCTGTGTGCTGGCTGAAGGATGGCAAGGCTGTGCCCCTGGATGATGTTATCGCAGTGCAGGCAGAAGGCTGTGTGCGGAGGCTGCTCCTCCGCTCAGCGTGTCTCTCGGACACTGGTGTGTACACCTGTGACACTGGCGATGATGCTGTGAGCTTTGTGGTGACCGTGACCG AGGTGCCGGTGAGGATCGTCAGCTCCAATGAGGAAGCCCTCCACACCTATGTGGCCGGGCAGCATGTGGAGCTGTGGTGCCAGCTGTCCCGCCTGGCAGCCCCAGTGCGCTGGTACAAGGATGGAGAGGAGGTGGAGGTGAGCGAGAGCCTGGTGCTCAAGCAGGAGGGACCACGGTGCAAGCTGGTGCTGCCCTGCGCCCGGCCACAGGACACGGGGGAGTTCGTCTGCGATGCTGGTGGGGACTCTGCCTTCTACACCATCACTGTGGCAG AGGAGCCAGTGAGGATTGTCAGCTCCAACGAGGGGGCCTCCCACACCTATGTGGCCGGGCAGCGTGTGGAGCTGTGGTGTGAGCTGTCCCGCCTGGCAGCCCCAGTGCACTGGTACAAGGATGGAGAGGAGGTGGAGGCAGGTGAGAgcctggtgctggagcaggaggggctgcagtgcaagctggtgctgcccagtgcccagccacagGACACAGGGGAATTCGTCTGCGATGCTGGTGGGGACTCTGTCTTCTACACAGTCACCGTGGCAG CACTGAAGGTCTGCCTCACCCCAGTGCCggaggcacagcagctccaggaggtgctggcagggctgccctTGGTGTTGGAGTGCCAGGTGTCCCCGCCAGATGCCCCTGTCCACTGGCGGAAGGACGGCGAGGCCGTGGTCCCAAGCGAGGTCCTGGCCATCTGCTCGGAGGGACGCTCACAGAGGCTGCACATCGCCACGGCCGCGCTGTCTGACTCAGGGGTGTACACCTGCCATGCCGGGGATGATGCTGCCAGCTTCAGGGTGACTGTCAGAG AGGTGCCAGTGAGGATCGTCAGTTCCAACAGGGAGGGCCCCCACTCCTATGTGGTTGGGCAGCGCGTGGAGCTGTGGTGCCAGCTGTCCCGCCCGGTGTCCCCAGTGTGCTGGTACAAGGATGGTGAAGAAGTGGAGGTGGGCGAGAGactggtgctggagcaggaggggctgcagtACCGGCTGGTGCTCCCCTGTGCCCAGATGCAGGACACCGGGGAGTTCACCTGCAACGCCAGAGATGCATCTGTTTCCTACCCCATCTTGGTGGCAG AGCCACTAGTGAGGATCCTGCACCCTCCACAGCgctcactggagctgctggttcaGGCACCGGGGTGTGTGGAGCTGCGGTGCGAGCTCTCTGTGCCAGATGCTCCAGTGCACTGGTTCAAGGATGGGCTGGAGGTGGACGAGACTGacaacctgctgctgctggtggagggGGCCTGGCGCTGTCTCTTCATCCCCAAGAGCAGTGCAGAGGATGCAGGCGAGTACATCTTCGAGACCAAGGATGAGGCCGTCTCCTTTGATGTCAAGGTGTCAG AGCCTCCGGTGAGgatcctgcagccctgcagaccTGTCCCTGCCATGACGGTGTCCCCGGGGGAGACGGTGACACTGTGCTGTGAGCTGTCCCGTGCGGATGCACCCGTGTGCTGGGCAAAGGAGGGGGTCAGGCTCGAGGCTGGGGGCAGCCTGGtcctggaggaggagggtgcCCATCGCCggctgctcatccctgctgcccaAGCTGAACACTCTGGAAAATACACCTGTGACACTGCCAATGACACAGTGACTTTCACCATCCAAGTGTTGG ATCCGCTGGTCAGGATCCTGGAGAAGGATGTCCTGCCAATCCACCGGCGTTGCCAGGCCATGGAGGACCTGGTGCTGGAGGTGCACCTCTCACACACCCATGGGGAGGTGAAGTGGTACAAGGATGGGGAGAAGCTGCAGGACACGGGTCGTGTGCGGCTGGAGGAGGACGGGGTGCGCCGATCCCTCGTGATCCTGggtgccacaggcagggatgctggggagTATCTCTGTGACACCGGTGATGACAGCATTGTCTTCTTCATCACTGTAGAAG TCCCAGAGCCACCGGTGACCATCGTGGGCAGCACGGGCACCGTGGTACATCGCTACCTGGTGGCCGGGGAAGACCTGGTGCTGGCTTGTGAGCTCTCCCGTCCCGACGCCATCGTGCGCTGGCTCCGGAATGGCCAGGAGGTGCATCCGGGTGAACGAGTGCAAGTTGAGGCCCGTGGGGTGCTGCGACAGCTTACCATCAATGGGGCACAGCCCAGCGACACAGGATGCTACGTCTGTGATGCTGCCAGCGACCGCATGATGACAAATGTGGAGGTGTCGG CCCGGCCTGTGTGCATTGTCAACAAGGAGGAGGCGCAGAGCCCGCTGGAGGTGCAGGAGGGGGACAGTGTGACACTGGTGGCTCGGCTGTCCCTGGAGACAGCGGCAGTGCAGTGGCAGAAGAATGGACAGACGCTGTGCTCAGGTGGGCGGCTGCTGGTGTGCAGCGAGGGTCCCACGCGCAGCCTCACCATCAagcaagcagagctgggtgaTGGTGGCATCTTCCTCTGCGATGCTGGTGATGATGAGGTGCATTTTACACTGCGTGTGAAAG AGGCACCCGTGCTGTTCGTGAACAAAcgagaggagcaggagaagctgctggtgctggagggcGGCAGTGCCGTGCTCTCTGCCATCACCTCCACAGAGCGGTCTGATGTCACCTGGCTGGGCCCGCAGCAGGCGGCAGTGGCCGGCGAGCGCTGCGAGCTGCGTCGGGACGGCCGCGTGCACAGCCTCATCATCCACAATGTGGCCATGGAGGACGCTGGCACCTACACCTGCCTCTCACCCCACGACCAGATGCAGTTCGACGTGAACGTCCGAG AGCTGCGGGTGAAGTTCCTGCGTGGGCTGTCGGACGTGCGAGCGCGGCAGGGCGAGCGGGTGGTGCTGTGGTGCGAGCTGTGCAAGGCGCGGGGTGATGTGGTGTGGCGGAAGGACGGGCGGGTGCTGGCGCCCGGCCCCCGCCGGCAGATGACGGCAGAGGGACGGGAGCGGTCGCTGGTGCTGAGCCGCGTGGAGCCCGGGGATGCCGGCGAGTACTGCTGCGAGTCCAACGACGACCAGACACTGGCGACGCTGACGGTGCAGG TCCCCAGGGTGGTGGAAATCAtcatggagctgcagagcctgaCAGTGCTGGAGGGGGAGGATGCCACCTTCAAGTGCCTGGTGTCCCCCGAAGACGTGGCTGTGACATGGCAGCTGAATGGCCAGCCCGTGGTCCCCAGCGAGCGGCTGCTGGTGACAAGGAAtgggctgtgccacagcctcACCCTCCGGCAGTGCCAGCCAGGTGATGCAGGCACCGTGACAGTCAACACCGAGGGGCTGGTGAGCACAGCTCGGCTAAATGTACAAG AGGCACAGGTGCTGTTCGTGCGGAAGCTGCAGGACAtggtggcagaggagcagggggaCGTGTGCCTGGAGGTGGAG GAGTCGGGGTGCCGGCGCACCCTCACCATCTGCTGCCTCGGCCCCACCGACCGTGGCACCTACCGCTGCGAGAGCCTGCACGACCGCACACAGGCCAAGCTCCATGTGGAGC CCCGGAAGGTGTCGATCCGGACGCCACTGGCAGACGTGGAGACCTTTGAGAAGGAGACAGCCACCTTTCACCTGGAGCTGTCTCACCCTGGCGTGACTGGGGTCTGGACACGGGATGGCATCCGGGTGAAGCCCAGCCGTACGTGCCGGATCAGTGCCACAGGCTGCGGGCACAGCCTGACACTGGAGAGGCTTGCACTGGAAGACTCAGGCACTGTCACCTTCACTGCTGACACTCTGCGCTGCAGCGCCCACCTGCGTGTGCGGG AGCCTCCAGTCACTATGGTGAAGGTCCCACGAGACCTGGGGGTCCCAGAGACAGGGGTCGCTAGCTTTGAGTGTGAGCTGTCTCGCCCCAATGCAGAAGTGAAATGGTTCAAG GATGGACAGGAGCTGCGGCCGGGGCCCAACCGCCGCATCTACTCAGCGGGACGGCGCCGCATCCTGCAGCTGAGCCGCTGCGAGCTGACCGACACTGGCAGCTACACCTGCGACGCAGGTGACTGCCGGGCCTCCGCCACGCTGCACGTCCAGG AGCGCCAGGTCCACAttgtgcaggagctgcaggacatCCAGGTGCGGGAGGGTGACAATGCAGTCTTCACCTGCGAGGTGTCACATGCAGATGTTAAGGGCGAGTGGTTTCGGGATGGGGAGAAAATCAAGGTCTCCAGCACAGTGAAGATACGGCAAGAAG ggacCCGGCATTTCCTGCTGTTCTGTGGTGTGCGCCCTGAGGACAAGGGACTCATCCGCTTTGCTGCCAGGACGGTCATCTCAGAGGCCAGTCTGCAGGTGGAAG CACTGCCAATCCGGATTGTGAAGCCACTGCGGGACAAGACGGTGCTGGCGAGGCACAAGGCAACACTGGAGTGCACCGTGTCCCACGCCCGGGGCCGGGTGCGCTGGCTCCGTGGGGACACCGAGATCTTTGCTGGTGACAAGTATGAGATCTGCAATCTGGACTGCTACCGCACACTCATCATTCACCGCGTGGGCCCCGAGGATGAGGACTCGTATACCTGTGACGCCTTCGATGACCGCTCCACTGCCCGGCTCCTCGTAGAGG GGAGCTAG